One part of the Algibacter sp. L1A34 genome encodes these proteins:
- a CDS encoding ABC transporter substrate-binding protein codes for MSLLLQKKYLSFSLFFILISFISCKKEKETTNNITTGKEIKLKYAKGFSIKDLGMYKTLEIKTPWPNAESSFRYVLANYGDNKQADNTISLPIKKIVVTSTTHLPALELLGVEQTLVGFPGTKYISSKKIRSRVDNGDIRELGKNEGINTEVLLELDPDLVVGFGIDGNNKSLDLIEKAGIPVIYNGDWVETSPLAKAEWIKFFGVLYNKEKEADSIFNTIEKEYLNAKKIAKNVKNKPTVLSGAMHNDIWYLPNGTSTEAQLLRDANTSYLWNDSKGTGSLQLNFESVFMKAQNADIWLSPSNYSSLEKLKNASAHNAEFKAFKDKNIYSFNNTTGDTGGVLYFELGMSRPDLVLKDLIKICHPELLPDYNLYFFERLE; via the coding sequence ATGTCACTATTGTTACAAAAAAAGTATTTATCCTTCTCTCTGTTTTTTATTTTAATAAGCTTTATTTCTTGTAAAAAAGAAAAAGAAACAACGAATAATATTACTACAGGAAAAGAAATAAAGCTAAAATACGCCAAAGGTTTTTCAATAAAAGATTTAGGCATGTACAAAACTTTAGAAATTAAAACACCATGGCCAAATGCTGAAAGTAGTTTTAGATACGTTTTAGCTAATTATGGAGATAATAAACAAGCAGATAACACTATTTCTTTACCAATAAAAAAAATTGTAGTAACATCTACTACACACCTTCCGGCTTTAGAGCTTTTAGGAGTAGAACAAACTTTAGTTGGTTTCCCTGGTACAAAGTATATTTCTTCAAAAAAAATAAGATCTAGAGTTGATAATGGAGACATTAGAGAACTTGGTAAAAATGAAGGTATAAACACCGAAGTCCTTTTAGAATTGGATCCAGATTTAGTTGTTGGTTTTGGAATTGACGGTAACAACAAATCTTTAGACCTTATTGAAAAAGCAGGAATCCCTGTAATTTACAATGGAGATTGGGTAGAGACTTCTCCGCTTGCAAAAGCTGAATGGATTAAATTTTTTGGCGTACTATATAACAAAGAAAAAGAAGCCGATTCTATCTTTAACACCATTGAAAAAGAATACTTAAATGCTAAAAAAATAGCGAAAAACGTAAAGAACAAACCAACTGTCCTAAGTGGAGCTATGCATAATGATATTTGGTACTTACCCAATGGAACAAGTACCGAAGCGCAATTATTAAGAGACGCCAACACAAGTTACTTATGGAACGACTCTAAAGGCACAGGAAGTTTACAACTTAATTTTGAATCGGTTTTTATGAAGGCTCAAAATGCCGACATTTGGTTAAGTCCATCTAATTACTCAAGTTTAGAAAAACTAAAAAATGCGAGTGCACATAATGCAGAATTTAAAGCCTTTAAAGATAAAAACATCTATTCTTTTAATAATACAACAGGAGATACTGGCGGTGTTTTATATTTTGAATTAGGCATGAGTCGCCCAGATTTAGTACTCAAAGATTTAATAAAAATTTGCCATCCCGAATTACTGCCAGATTATAATCTTTACTTTTTTGAACGTTTAGAATAA
- a CDS encoding FecCD family ABC transporter permease — MSKTYKYSFLALTLTLVFCFFMNISLGSVSIPFKAIFNSLINSNVEHESWQHIIINYRLPKAITAIIVGSGLGISGLLMQTLFRNPLAGPFVLGISSGASLGVAIVILGSGLFGGVFASLFVSKWGIVIAASLGSFLVLLAVLMVSIRVRDTMAILIIGLMFASITAAIVSVLSYFGSAEQLQQYVFWGFGSLGNLSWNDLGILLLIYTIGILASMFSIKSLNTLLLGENYAKSLGLDIKKSRLIIIIATSLLAGTITAFTGPIAFIGLAIPHLTRQIFNTSNHKILLPAVFLLGGIVMLICDSIAQLPNSDYTLPINAITALIGAPVVIWLLVRKRGMVF, encoded by the coding sequence ATGAGCAAAACTTACAAATATTCTTTTCTAGCCTTAACACTTACTTTAGTGTTCTGTTTTTTCATGAATATTAGTTTGGGGTCTGTTTCTATTCCATTTAAAGCCATTTTTAATAGTTTAATAAACAGCAACGTAGAACACGAAAGTTGGCAACATATTATTATAAATTACCGCTTACCAAAAGCTATAACCGCCATAATTGTAGGCTCGGGTTTAGGTATTTCAGGCTTATTAATGCAAACATTATTTAGAAACCCATTAGCTGGTCCTTTTGTGCTCGGTATAAGTTCTGGTGCTAGTTTGGGCGTTGCAATCGTTATTTTAGGCTCGGGCTTGTTTGGAGGTGTTTTCGCGTCCCTTTTTGTTTCAAAATGGGGTATTGTAATTGCCGCAAGTTTAGGTAGTTTTTTGGTGTTACTAGCCGTTTTAATGGTTTCCATTAGAGTTCGAGACACCATGGCTATACTTATTATTGGCCTTATGTTTGCGAGTATTACAGCGGCAATTGTTAGTGTACTGTCTTATTTTGGATCGGCAGAACAATTACAACAATATGTATTTTGGGGCTTTGGTAGTTTAGGAAATTTATCATGGAACGATCTCGGTATCCTTTTATTAATTTATACCATAGGGATTCTGGCAAGTATGTTTTCCATTAAATCACTAAACACCTTACTTTTAGGTGAAAATTATGCCAAAAGTTTGGGCTTAGATATTAAGAAAAGCCGATTAATAATCATTATTGCCACGAGTTTACTTGCTGGAACCATTACCGCTTTTACAGGGCCAATTGCTTTTATTGGGTTGGCTATTCCGCATTTAACACGTCAGATTTTCAACACCTCAAATCATAAAATATTATTACCAGCCGTATTTCTACTTGGCGGTATTGTTATGCTCATTTGCGACAGTATTGCTCAGCTACCAAATAGCGATTACACTTTACCTATTAATGCCATTACGGCTTTAATTGGTGCTCCTGTAGTTATTTGGCTATTGGTTAGAAAACGTGGAATGGTATTTTAA
- a CDS encoding ABC transporter ATP-binding protein gives MNNKTTHIILKTEDLSIGYASKKAKTVVASQINIELKKGELIGLVGANGIGKSTLLRTLTNVQKSLSGTVFINEKSILNYNPLDLAKVLSLVLTEKIASRNLSVFELIALGRQPYTNWVGNLSKHDTTIVKNAILQTNIEDLQHKKCFELSDGQLQKVMIARALAQDTDLIILDEPTSHLDMYHKAYILKLLQKLAKETGKTILFSSHEIDLAIQLCDTLIVMNAGTVVSDQPCKLIQQGVFESLFPKDLIRFDKETGSFRVEK, from the coding sequence ATGAACAACAAGACCACACATATCATTTTAAAAACCGAAGATTTATCTATTGGTTATGCTTCCAAAAAGGCTAAAACGGTTGTGGCTTCTCAAATTAATATTGAATTAAAAAAAGGAGAATTAATTGGGCTTGTAGGTGCCAATGGTATCGGGAAATCGACACTTTTACGAACATTAACAAACGTTCAAAAATCACTATCTGGCACTGTTTTTATTAATGAAAAATCAATTTTAAATTATAACCCTTTAGATTTAGCAAAAGTATTAAGCTTGGTTTTAACCGAAAAAATAGCTTCCAGAAATTTATCGGTTTTTGAACTTATTGCTTTAGGCAGACAGCCATATACCAATTGGGTTGGTAATTTATCGAAACACGATACAACCATTGTAAAAAATGCTATTCTTCAAACTAATATAGAAGATTTACAACATAAAAAATGCTTCGAATTAAGCGATGGTCAACTACAAAAAGTTATGATTGCTCGCGCCTTGGCTCAAGATACCGATTTAATTATTCTAGATGAACCAACGTCTCATCTAGATATGTATCACAAGGCCTATATTCTGAAATTACTCCAAAAATTAGCTAAAGAAACAGGTAAGACTATTCTATTTTCTTCACATGAAATAGATTTAGCCATCCAACTTTGCGATACTTTAATTGTAATGAATGCCGGAACCGTAGTTTCCGATCAACCGTGTAAACTTATACAGCAAGGTGTTTTTGAATCACTTTTTCCAAAAGATTTAATAAGGTTTGATAAGGAAACTGGAAGTTTTAGGGTGGAGAAGTAA
- the rmuC gene encoding DNA recombination protein RmuC, whose product MNENIILILAILISATIGGYLGMLFTKLKSKSENSTLEERNSNLQQQFDDFKQYTQSESEKQNNINTTQVSELKETISKIENDRENIRREKDFLNAELARRNTEFENLQALNLKRDAELEERQEQLRKDFELLATKILDEKSEKFTLQNKENITNILNPLQEKIKVFEQKVDLTQKESISMHSALKEQLLGLKDLNQQMTKETTNLTRALKGDSKMQGNWGELVLERVLEKSGLEKDREYFVQQSFTLEDGSRVLPDVVLNLPDGKKMIIDSKVSLTDYERFVNAELEDQPQFLKAHINSIKRHIDQLSDKNYQDLYDIESPDFVLLFIPIEPAFAVVVNEDNSIYNKAFEKNIVIVTPSTLLATLRTIDSMWNNEKQQQNAIEIARQAGALYDKFEGLIKDLTNVGKKIDAAKTDYSSAMNKLVDGRGNIITSVEKLKKMGAKAKKALPEAIIKRAQEDELL is encoded by the coding sequence ATGAACGAAAACATAATTCTCATACTCGCCATCCTAATTTCTGCTACCATTGGTGGTTATTTAGGCATGCTTTTCACTAAACTTAAAAGTAAAAGCGAAAACAGTACACTCGAAGAACGCAATAGTAATTTGCAACAACAATTCGACGATTTTAAGCAATACACACAAAGCGAAAGCGAGAAACAAAACAACATTAACACGACTCAAGTATCGGAATTAAAAGAAACCATTTCAAAAATTGAAAACGACCGCGAAAATATCCGTCGTGAAAAAGATTTTTTAAATGCTGAATTAGCTCGTAGAAACACAGAATTCGAAAACCTGCAAGCTTTAAACCTAAAACGCGATGCCGAACTGGAAGAACGCCAAGAGCAACTACGCAAAGATTTTGAGCTTCTTGCAACGAAAATCCTAGATGAAAAATCGGAGAAATTCACCCTTCAGAATAAAGAAAACATCACTAATATCTTAAATCCGCTTCAAGAAAAAATTAAAGTTTTTGAGCAAAAAGTCGATTTAACCCAAAAGGAAAGTATTAGTATGCATTCTGCTTTAAAAGAGCAATTGTTAGGCTTAAAAGATTTGAACCAACAAATGACCAAAGAAACAACTAACCTAACGCGTGCGCTAAAAGGAGATAGCAAAATGCAAGGAAATTGGGGTGAATTGGTTTTGGAGCGCGTTCTGGAAAAATCGGGATTAGAGAAAGATCGCGAATATTTTGTACAGCAAAGTTTTACTCTAGAAGATGGCTCTCGCGTGTTACCCGATGTGGTTTTGAACTTGCCCGACGGCAAAAAGATGATTATTGACAGTAAAGTATCCTTAACCGATTACGAACGTTTTGTTAATGCTGAACTTGAAGACCAACCGCAGTTTTTAAAAGCGCACATTAACTCGATTAAACGCCATATAGATCAACTTTCTGATAAAAATTATCAAGATTTGTATGATATAGAATCTCCCGATTTTGTATTGCTTTTTATCCCAATAGAACCTGCTTTTGCCGTTGTTGTAAATGAAGATAACTCTATTTACAACAAGGCTTTCGAGAAAAACATTGTTATTGTTACGCCTTCCACCCTATTGGCAACGCTTCGAACTATTGATAGTATGTGGAACAATGAAAAACAACAACAAAATGCTATCGAAATTGCACGACAAGCTGGAGCTCTTTATGATAAATTTGAAGGTTTGATAAAGGATTTAACCAACGTTGGAAAGAAAATTGATGCTGCAAAAACCGACTATTCATCTGCGATGAATAAACTTGTTGACGGCCGAGGAAACATAATTACTAGCGTAGAAAAACTTAAAAAAATGGGAGCAAAAGCGAAAAAGGCTTTACCTGAAGCTATTATTAAACGCGCTCAAGAAGATGAATTACTTTAA